From the genome of Streptomyces sp. V1I1, one region includes:
- a CDS encoding DegV family protein: MSRHVAIVTDSTAYLPPPTMERHGIIAVPLTVVLGDQALEEGTEISARSLALALQKRRPVTTSRPSPEVFAEAYRARAEAGATGIVSLHLSSEFSGTYDAAVLAAKDAPVPVRVVDTGMVAMALGFCALAAAETAEGGGTLDEAVAAAEKRAAGTSAYFYVDTLDYLRRGGRIGAAQALLGSALAVKPLLQLDGGRIEMLEKVRTASKAIARLEEIVIDRAGTSSVDIAVHHLAAPERAATLAERLRERVPGLVDLHVSEVGAVIGAHTGPGLLGAVVSPR; this comes from the coding sequence ATGTCCCGCCATGTCGCGATCGTCACTGATTCAACGGCCTACCTGCCGCCACCGACGATGGAGCGCCACGGCATCATCGCGGTGCCGCTGACCGTCGTACTTGGCGATCAGGCGCTCGAAGAGGGAACCGAGATCTCGGCCCGCTCGCTGGCGCTGGCATTGCAGAAGCGACGCCCGGTGACCACGTCCAGGCCGAGCCCCGAGGTGTTCGCAGAGGCGTACCGCGCGAGAGCGGAGGCCGGTGCGACCGGCATCGTCTCACTTCATCTGTCGAGCGAGTTCTCGGGGACGTACGACGCCGCGGTGCTGGCCGCCAAGGACGCGCCGGTGCCTGTGCGGGTGGTGGACACCGGGATGGTCGCGATGGCCCTGGGGTTCTGCGCGCTCGCGGCCGCGGAGACGGCTGAGGGCGGCGGCACGCTCGACGAGGCGGTAGCCGCCGCGGAGAAGCGGGCCGCGGGCACGTCCGCGTACTTCTACGTCGACACGTTGGACTACTTGCGCCGCGGCGGCCGGATAGGGGCCGCGCAGGCGCTGCTGGGTTCGGCGCTCGCGGTGAAGCCTCTGTTGCAGTTGGACGGTGGCCGGATCGAGATGCTGGAGAAGGTACGTACGGCATCGAAGGCGATCGCCCGGCTGGAGGAGATCGTCATCGACCGGGCGGGCACGAGCAGTGTGGACATCGCGGTGCACCATCTGGCCGCGCCCGAGCGGGCCGCGACGTTGGCGGAGCGGCTGCGGGAACGGGTTCCCGGGCTGGTCGATCTGCATGTCAGCGAGGTGGGCGCGGTGATCGGGGCGCATACGGGACCGGGGCTGTTGGGGGCTGTGGTCTCGCCCCGCTGA
- a CDS encoding helix-hairpin-helix domain-containing protein — protein sequence MALRSRSATSGPGRAPASDSRARDGRGSGLGPPRSGAGPGSGFPGSGSGSRPGSGSGSGPGRGSRRPVRLRGRRVAATPSTTALRRRADALFEGPQSSTGTSLDAAVGRSRSEGGGGGRAAADIDTSTDAGTRQRVGLAVRERLPLWVQLRCGLEPRALAALAVVLVVAAVFAAQHFWAGRPQTVRAPELVQQGAATREPAPHPSPGLPPSDAGPGGRIVVDVSGKVRRPGVHRLPTGSRVADALRAAGGVRAGTDLTGLNRARVLMDGEQVVVGVLVPPGSPMTGAGTGGSGAGGGGQTAGPVSLNSATVEQLDTLPGVGPVLAQHIVDYRTQHGGFRSVDELREVNGIGDRRFADLQPLVRL from the coding sequence ATGGCTCTCCGATCACGTTCCGCAACCAGTGGCCCGGGCCGCGCCCCGGCCTCGGACAGCCGCGCCCGTGACGGCCGCGGCTCAGGCCTGGGCCCTCCCCGTTCAGGGGCCGGCCCCGGCTCGGGCTTTCCCGGTTCAGGGTCGGGCTCGCGCCCGGGGTCAGGCTCGGGCAGCGGTCCCGGCCGTGGCTCGCGGCGTCCGGTTCGCCTCCGTGGCAGGCGAGTGGCCGCCACACCGAGCACGACCGCCCTGCGCCGCCGGGCGGACGCCCTGTTCGAGGGCCCGCAAAGCAGTACGGGCACGAGTCTCGACGCGGCTGTTGGGCGCTCCCGCTCCGAAGGGGGTGGCGGTGGCCGCGCTGCCGCGGACATCGATACGAGTACGGACGCCGGCACTCGGCAGCGGGTGGGGCTTGCGGTGCGGGAGCGGCTGCCGCTGTGGGTGCAGCTCAGATGCGGGCTCGAGCCCAGGGCTCTAGCCGCCCTGGCCGTCGTACTCGTAGTGGCAGCGGTCTTCGCGGCGCAGCACTTCTGGGCGGGGCGGCCACAGACCGTGCGCGCCCCGGAGCTGGTCCAGCAGGGCGCGGCCACGCGGGAGCCGGCGCCGCACCCGTCGCCGGGTCTGCCGCCGTCCGACGCGGGGCCCGGAGGGCGGATCGTCGTCGATGTGAGCGGCAAGGTACGGCGGCCGGGGGTGCACCGGCTGCCGACCGGGTCCCGGGTCGCCGACGCGCTGCGGGCGGCCGGAGGCGTCCGGGCCGGTACGGACCTGACGGGGCTCAACCGGGCGCGGGTGCTCATGGACGGCGAGCAGGTGGTGGTGGGCGTGCTCGTGCCGCCGGGATCGCCGATGACAGGAGCGGGCACGGGCGGATCGGGCGCGGGCGGGGGTGGGCAGACCGCCGGGCCGGTGAGCCTCAACTCGGCGACGGTGGAGCAGCTCGACACCTTGCCGGGGGTCGGTCCCGTACTGGCCCAGCACATCGTCGACTACCGCACCCAGCACGGGGGTTTCCGGTCGGTCGACGAACTCCGCGAGGTCAACGGGATCGGCGACCGCCGGTTCGCGGACCTCCAGCCTCTGGTGCGGCTATGA